The following is a genomic window from Papilio machaon chromosome 7, ilPapMach1.1, whole genome shotgun sequence.
ttttttaattccatccAACTGgtagatattaattttaatagagatttgtatattattgttaacACTTTGAATGCCACAGAATTTTTTTACGTCTTCttagacaacaaaaaatcgtaatggcttgtaatgtattaaattgaaatcctGAGGataaacaaagtaattaatcTATTTGCACTGACAAAATTGTGATAGAAAtaagattatgttttatagaattatatatatttagatatttaaaatatggtgCATTATCGTCAATTTTTTACGAATCAAAACcagtttgtatttttgtattatagcTCTATTCATTCTCTTACTTATTTAACCCTAAATGTGTTAATTGTCACTTTATTTTTCAGTGTTTAGTTTAGTAGTAGTTtagtttttgattttgtttggttcttttataatttgtaatatagtatttttttgtccAATTTCACAGTTCATTTATCCAGAcatacttaataaatttacttgtaattttatagggaagaaattaaaattgttttttaaattaaattcaaacatatatgatgacgttttttattttaaccctttgagTGCTATCTTATTTGACATTTatctaatactagcttttacccgcgactccgtccgcgcggaataaaaaaaaatgcacacaagataaaaaagttcctatgttcgtctcctagttctaagctacctccccatcaattttcagctaaatcagttcgaccgatcttgagttataaatagtgtaactaacacgactttcttttatatagatgAAGTGAATACCTTTTTTggggaatttaataaaactaagtattaatagttttttttattaaatatattataaactatacttataattactataaatatttgaaatactaataataatataatttcaaatggtAAAAAGGAAAACTGGTTTAGAAGAGGGTGTTATGACTAGAATAATTGTAATGAGTGTACTTTGAGGTCTCACAACCGGAGCCTGAGCTTTtaagtcaaaatatttttactacacTTGTTGGACATAGTGTGTGTAATATTTAACTGAGATCAAATTAAAGTGAAAGAAAATCTAAAGGAAGTTCATCTTACATAACTTTATCAAATCTCAACTTCATGATATGTAAattcaacaaattaaattagtttcacATTTAGAATTGAATATTGTATCTttagagtttttattttgcatttacaaaattaatttcaaagtaacaaatatccacAATTATTTACATGACGTATGtgattttaaatgaacattCAACCCATACCTAGTTTGGTATGATTTGACACACAAGTGACAGTGAAAGTTTTTGACACCAGTATGTGTTAGAGAATGTCGCTGCAATTCCGACTTTGAGAAAAATCTCTTTCCGCAACTTTCACAAccatatttcttttcttttagatGACTCTTACGGATATGTGAACTGCGAGAACTTGATGAAATAAAGGTAGCATTGCAGACTTCGCATTTGTGATTTCTAACTCTCTTGTGGTTCCATAGAATATGTGAATGTAGACCTCCGGGGACTTTAAATCTTTTCGGACAGTATTTACAACTGTACGGACGATCATTACTATGAGTTAACATATGGATTCTAATGTAGCTTGGTGGATAAGATTTACCACATTGGTCACACTGCCTCAAATCCTTATCAGATTTGttcttatctttattattgatatttggTTGGCAGAAATGTGTTTGCAAATCTTCAACATTGTAGAATCCTTCCCAGCAGTTTTCACATAAATAtggttttaaatgtaattttctatgtagAACTAAAGAACGAAAATCTTCAAATTTCTCATTACAATATTCACATTCTCTGCCAATGACATTTTTTACAGgatgattttttaaacagtgCTCATGCAAGACCTTAGCTGAATAGAACATCATTTTACATTCAACACAGTATAGATTGTTGGACTGGCATTCAGAATTAACTGTGGACTTTCtaattttcattaactttttctttttatgatGTTTTGGTACATCGTAATGATCTGGTTCTAAACTAGATTCAAAATGTTCATTCGTAGGATTTAATACATTACTTTCAGCCAATGTTTTCGCACTTGACTCTATCAAGATTTTAAATGAGTAAGTCAATATAAGTTGGTGAACAcagtttatacaaatattctcTGGTAGTGCACCTTCAGTGACCTGGAACAAATACttagattaataatatttacaagtttcggtaaatttaatgaaatgttttcataATCACCTTGTAactataaaagtttaataatatgtcTGACAATAATACACTTTCGCCAGAAATGgaaatttttgtatgtacGTGCCTCATCTCTTTGTCACTGCCTAAACATGTACGGCAGCGATTcatgttatataaattgttttacgaAGTTATAAATCTTccaaaacaataaacaatattattgatttttttatgacagCAGCAGCAGTATACACAATATGTCAAtgtcataatatatttgttttttttttcaatttattaaggcattggatatcggtgttcTTTagcctataaaaatatttgagacTACCAGTGCTACCAACTCTAATTGTGTGTTGCAAGTGTTTtacgaattttaaaaagtgtaagAAGGTTTGGTATTCACTTATTTTAAACCAGTTTTGAGAGTTAAGTTTAACAGATAAAATGTTAGCCCACCTCTGCTATAGAAAGCAAAAATTAATGATGTCTGTGACTTGTCAGTGGTTTAACAAAATCTGCTCCTTTGATCTTGTGATGAATCCacatatcatatttatttttaaatgcgaTAGTGATCCAATGTAGGGATAtactttcaatttattaatatgcttttgatatttctttctattataataaaactttaatcttAGGTCTAATGGATGGGAATGATATAGAACAAAACTGGGAAAGTGTTGAAAATCCTGAAAATGTCCTAAGGTTTCATTCAAGAGTGATCTCTATAAATAAGAAGCTATAAAGTTATCAACACATTTATTTggagaaattataaaaaataatatcttgaaGCTAATAGAAAGATACAATATGCAGTTCAAATTTACTTCAATTTATACGATTAAATGAAACTTATATACCTACAggttttatacattaaattttataaataattaacgcAAGTCTGGAAAATgtgctttttaataaatggaagaccaaaatctctgtttgaaatgtttatgtaTGCGATATATTATGTTGTTAGTAAGTCAACTAAGTTATTGATAGTTTGACATTTATTATGCTCTTTGGTTCGACAAAGTGCACGTACGACAGATGACACATGACAGCTTTTAAAACCTATACGATGTCACAACAATTGCCcgacaaacaaaataaatgtgaatCAGGGGTAGGACAGAAAAAACCGCGaagaaaacgtaaaaaaaagaCCAGTGGTAATCAAAAAACGGGCCGAAAAGATATAAGGAAAAAGAATTCAAAGTTATCCATATCGATGAGTTTATGGGCGGAAAATTTTGCTGTGGCCTCAACATGGCAATTGAAGCACCAGCTAGCGTATTGGAAGGCGAAGGCTATTGGTTTAGAGTACGAAAATAAAGTTTTGCATGATATCATTCGGAAGAATCATTATGTTGATGATAACTGTGTTAATTCTGAAATAGAGACAAACGAGTGTTCAGAAAATGAAGAGTCGGGTGAAAATGAGAGAGAGGTAGAAACTTACGAAGAATGTAATGATGAAATGGATTTTGAAGTAAGTGAGGAATTTATACAGTTTTTGGCGGCTAATGCGAAGTACAAAGAAGATGCTAGGAGGGAAAGAGAGcttttaaaagcaaaacatGAACAAGAAGAATTAAATGTAACGCAAGAAAAATTAGAGACTTCTGAAGAGAaggaacaaaaattaaaagagttGTATGGTAATCGCTGGCAAAGAATATCGGCTATAGAAGTTGCAATGCAAtcacaatttattaatgaaattgataAAGATCAGCCAATGTATTGGCCAAATAtaccatttaattttgaatttaatgttgTTTGAATGTGAATTCACATAGTTATGGATATGCAGGTTATTAACTGTATTGTGCAGTTATTTTTGAACACATTCAGTTAAATTCATAGATATAACCTATAAATTGGgtttttcataaaactttGACATCTAATCTAGAGTCAAATGttgctttataattttgtattctaaatAACATTAAGGCTTCCACAACAGGCCTCCGGAGCACATTTGTTCTTCGGAATAGTTATTCAAATGAACTTGTAAAGCAAGTTGGTGGCACTGTGTGTGTTAAtaacttcatattttttttttacttaaaatgttttttttttattttaggtttttggttatgtaatataattttttttgtacatccTAACAGTTAACATCTTAAATACAATGTGAGTAAAGAGAATAgctgtaaatttattataaaagtatcAAACTAATATATTTGGATCCATCTACAATTTATatctagttaaataaatgtctaaagttttataaaagttttttattttattttacaaattggaaaaactttattacaaattattaatttatcctgatgaaaaatttaaatctatgtaCTAAATGTGGTAAGTAccaataaacattgttttataaaacaagcaACAATCAACATGTCAATAATTATAGAATTTGTTCACTATATTAGTCCAGTGGTTTAAAAATGCGGCAACAATAATCAAACATtgatttgtataataaaagaagATAGGCTCAGATGCAATATCAAGAGATAGAGCCACAGACAAGCGGGaagttatgtaaaaataaatgagtGTCAAGTCTATCAGTATGTAtatatcttagtaatattataaatgcgaatgtttggatgtatgtttgttggaaggtaaCTTCAGAACGACTCAAAGGAtttcgacaaaatttgtcatatatatataacatagtcagaacacataggctacttattaagtttttttttaaattgcgcgcggatggagtcgcgggcaacagttagtatatatacatatggagcgtcggtggcgctGTGGTTAAAAACCGGATTTGTAATCTACAGGTTCAGATAACCCGCAacgtaccaatgtgtttttcgtaTTTCATAcagtcgaggacgtttatttcctatccATGGGGTGAAATGTCATTTGAAATGATTCATTTGAGATGAATAATAATCATAGTCATTATCATGCTAGTCACATGGGGTCGGCGCACAgggttttataaactttaaagtttgggcttaattttttaaggcCGGTCACCTGCCTGTCACCAACCTTGTTAAACTAGTCATAGTAACATATATACTAGCTAATTTATACATCTAATTTTCGCAATTTTAAtcaactaatttattatttggtgaaaactaaaattagttgtaatattaaaaagtaacgtGGCTACACCGCATATTTCCCGCGATCACAATAGAGAACTgtgattgtaaattaaattgaagccTCGCTGTATCGCGATTGCGGACAACAATGTAAGTGCTTGCACGCGCACGCGCAGGCGCAGGCGTAGCTTTGCTCCTCCTTTTGCAATATCTTCATCATTTAGAGTAAGGTGCCGTGTAAGTTTAGAACTTAAGTGTATGTACTGATGACATCTTGAATTGTACTTTCAATGTTTTCATGCTTGTTATGCTTTGGTTTGatgtttagtttataatttttttgagaaATTATAAGTAGGGTAATTCTACATAATCCTACATCTACATAAATGTAGATTGAAATAAGGTAATCAAGATATGGGAAAATTTAGAGTCGATAAATTGTGTTTTAGCAGTCTTGAATATAGTTGAATAATCCGGGAAGTAAGTAATAGTTTTCGCTGagattttaacttataaaaaaaagcaaacatTAGTTGTTCATGAGTTGTGAGAAATATACATGAAAAAATGATTGAATGGTTTTTACGTTGACCTCCTTACTACATATCGCACGCGTTGATATCTTTTACTTGTAGAAAATGAAATCTTTTAAGTTAGGGATTTTTATTAAGTCTTTTTATTCAACCCTAAGCAACAATATACTTTATGGGCGGAAAAAGAATGTAGGTACAGTTCaagtacttaatttttatgtgttCAACAGGTAACGCACGTGGTTTAGAGTTATGTAATTAGGATGTAATCATGTGGGatgatatattaaaacttaaaaaaaagacaaatacAACATCATATGTGGAACGTGTGTAATATAATTGTCGAAGGCTTTATCTTTTATCATTGGCTGAGCGGATCAGGCGTCCCTATCCAGAGGAGCTACGAAATTGGCGTTCAAACGGTATGCGAACGCCAAGCACAACCTGTTATGAGGGGGGAGCGTCCCGGGGGTgcggggcgcggcgggcggcgggcgcgccAGTGCCTTCGGTGTCTCGGCCGCGATCAGCCGCTCTGTCGCGACTCTAAACTTAACGCACAAAAACACGTTTTCAACAAAAGtgttaacttaaaagtgtCGACATTCTTAACATAACGTAAACCGTGTATTCGGATTGCAGTGTAGtgttaataacaaagaaattgcAATCATTTGTGTATCAGTGTTCTTGTTACGGGCTAtttccgaaaaaaaaaagttgagaTAAAAAAGAGGAATTGATTATGTTCGTGAACGAAACTGTGTTGTGTTGAGGATTCTGGAGGTTGGTTCACTTTCGATGTTTCGACGGAGCTTAGGGCGCGAGCTTAGCGGGAAAGTTAGCTGGACGTGTTGTTAGTGCTCGGCTAAGTTAAAGCTTCGAGTTTCTCAACGTCGCCTCTATTCTCGTTTCATTATACACCtgtgttattataatatagtgtcgtactttattaatattttaattcgtgatgaaaatcaatacaaaatagtagaaattgttaaaatttattcacgTTACTTATAGAAGAGTACAAAACGTCATATGGTGGTCATGAGTGTCTTAAACATTTAAACCTGTACTCCAAGATGGTATAAATCTAGTTATCAGCGAACGTCTGATTTGATTAGTTTTGACACAAATCCATCTACAATACGATGATTACAATAATGACATAAAAAAGACATCAACGCGTACGGTATGTTCgtgttgaataattttttagtaaaaatattgcaagCTATATATGAATTTCActtcaaatataaaagatgaatacatattaataaaaccatgttgaaaattgaattcttatgaaagaagtaaaatttaaagtattctttatatttttctttaaatccgTCGGGCGTAAGCTACCATATCGGCAAGTGTTTTTAACCAAAGTCGCGGTTTTATTAGAAGTAAAgaatactatttaaaaattacaatcagCATTACACAATGAACAATAAATACGTTTGAGAATATCCCCTCTAAGTTATCTATCATTACGGAGAATCGTTGACAAGAAAATGATTTGAAGAAACACTGAACAAAAACCACTAAGAGCGGCCAACGGGAATCGAACCGAGAATAGTTTCGAACCGCACAATATAATGGAAAATGCGTTATAACAATTTAGAGATAGAGAACAATTGGATAGGCGGTGAACACGGCTGAGAAACGAcggatatattaatatatacacTATTATGGACAACATAtgatttcttaaatattattaaagattttaaaagagtatttgataatttgctatattaacattatacaTAGATGCatacattgaatttaaatctctacacatttttcaattatgttacattttctataatttaataatacatacgtatagttttattatcttacaaatattatctatgtttgtttgaaggtatcgaTAGATCGGCTCAACagtcttgataaaatttggcacagatgtagaacatagtctggaagaacacatatgctacttataaagttttttttaattctagtgGATTCGCGGGCAAAAACTATTAAgacatataaaattcaatacaattcgatattcaaatgttttacttcataatttttgtgaaaatgtagattttaaaatctttctcTAAAGAGGTTAAAAGGTTGAGAGGTTTTATACGAGTAATTTACCAGTTTTAGATACAGTTTTAAAGTCACCGTTATTTTAATTGGCATTTCATAATGCTTACTTAATACATTAAGGTTATTTAGAATAATGTTTCTTTACATATGAGAGGAAATCTCAATTACAAACAAGAATAATATgtcaagttaaatataattcgtaCATTTGTGAAATGACTGAAATGCGGTAATATGTCAGTAGAAAATGACAATTATAAACTAAGTAACTTAAGTTTCAAGTTACAGtttaagtatattatttattattttaaacttattataaatatcatgatttaaattaattaatgttttattttaggcATTATTAAGGTAATTTTAGTTGAAATGGGATATTGTTGTAGATTAAGTGACAATTATCAATTTTTGTTTCGTATTTCAATaggattaatattaattttattaaatttcatacatCATTAAAGGAATTTCAACTTAACATACTAAGTATGTataatgcaaaaataaataggaCGAGTTTTAAAAAGGCAACATGAGTTAAATCTGTAGTAAATCTGTACACAATAATGTTTGACCTGTTGATGTTAAcatggaaattatttttataagaaaagtaatTTTGGTTACAATTTGGGATGGTCTTTTACATTTcgtgttattttgtttaaacataaaatcgTCATTCAACTGCGTCGTGTTTTGTTCTTGTTGTTAATAAATCGCGATAAgaagattaaataaatctgttttGTGTTTTTGGAGCTTTTGTTTATACTTTTGTGTGCTCGattttgtacattaaaaaaatcacaatttttattttgttaagttaAATGAATTACCAAgatttgaaaaagaaaacttattaactttatttttttagcataatttgttttgtttttaatttgtaaagtgAATTGTAGAACGTAACATAATCACTAAATTTCAATGGACGTTTTACCATCATACTGAAGTAGTGTTTATGATAAAACTCTATATTTTCGACATACTATAAATATCTGTAACACGATTATCCAACTAAATCGATTACTTACAAGTGTACATAAATCTCGATTCAAATCGATTGtaaatgtaactaacacgaataTAAATCGATCCTTAAATTCTTTcgaattaagaataaaataaatcgacTGACGAAATTTATTTCACGTGTTAACTCTGGccggtaataaaaataagaaggaaagttaaataaaatcagcGGGCCGAGGCCCACGCGCAAAATTTCAGTATggcaatataattttgaagtacTTTTAACCTTAATAagttaatatcataaatgatttaaagcatccatgttattttaaattttctatctAGACATTTTcgtattgttataattttccgtttaataatttcaaattaagtgtttttctcgttttttaataaaatatcttgctGATATAGCCTTTTATgacttaagttaaaattttcctttatatttatttaatcataagAACTCCTTGTTGAATACTCAAAGCTTAAATATCTTAATCTACGATAAGGGTGGACCTTAGTAACcatttatcatcatcaacctgcccttatccctatggagggtcggcacagtatgtactactcctcaatacatctctatcagccgtcatatctgaattcatccccttcttacgcataacCTATACTTTCTTTGTTCTTCCtttacctttatagccatccacattcaatgtcattacttttttgttgttatgatgtccatttaatttataagggttctaattttaaaatgtttgtaatctCTGTTTACCGCCCATCGCGACCCGTCTTAATACGACATGCGAATCATCGATCGATAACAATCATATTCAATGCAAAGCAGCTCTGTTAAGTCCTGAATAAGTGAGCAACGTTGCTTCGACTAAAGTACTTATTGTTTGCCTTATGTACTTTAGCGACGCAAAATTGAACATTGTCCGCTtgtgaacttttttattatcaaataattacATGTATAAGTGCTTTATTGTGCTTGATTTACGATTGCTTATCAAATTGTGAGAAACTTCAATATTAAGTGCataagtttgttattttttttattacttttttaacgaGTTTAGCACATCTGTTACACAAAACTATAGatgattatataaaatagaatggAAAATAGTTCTTATTCAAAGtatctttttattaagtaggatacacttttttttaaataaatgttaaaaagtttattttttctaaccTTTTTGGTCGTTTTCTGAAATGATAAACTACTAGTTGTATacgttatatttatacatattcatATTGAAAACTcataaatgtattgtttttaattcatgtttttatatcataacaaAAACAGTTTTGTGTTTAGCAAATTAACATCACTATGTAAACTTCGGAGGTCGGTCGGCGCCGTACTTGCGACGAATCTGACATTAATTAGTTAAgaaagcattttaaaaattttcgaCGCTTTACCTCACGAAATCGGATACTTTTACCGTCGGACATTTAGTCTCATCGGTTTGCCTTTCCTAGATTATATTACGGCATAAAGGACAACGGTTTTAACATCTTGTTATTCAAAACGTTTTGcagatgaaattataaaaaaatgaactaaatatatttaaaaaattgtgaataattaattcaattttacagATTTATTCAACGTCATGTAAATATTATCCTGTCCTTTCTAACAAATCTAAGCAAATATCCagtaatacataaatacataaatcgttaataaattaatagttgAGTCAACCGCCCTAACAATTTGCCACAATTGCAATATAGTGTTTGGTACATAAATTTCGTTAGCCCTACATTTAGTTATATCGTTAAGCCTTTACAGATTAcctattataacattaaagtaTATGATTTTTACTGGaatcaaatatatatgttaattaatcaatatatGCATCTGTGAGAGAGGTcttgacaaatatatttattaggaATCAAAAGTGTCACTTTCCTTGAAATTCTGCTTAAGTAGACTAAAGTGCGGCAACATTATTTATTCGTTATTCTGCTACGAGTATATCCATGTATTTGGTGTGAAGTGGAAATGTGGAGAACATACCAAAGTCTTTAAATTGCAATCTTCGCATGTCTGAgtgtttcattatttaaaacatcaaaatatcgagaatattatttaataaaaacagtttaattAGTCACTATTTGGTTATATTATCCTACTACTAtattactatcttactaatatgtaCGCGtgtgtttagatggatggatggatgtttttagaAGGTACCAGATGGCTCATCGGATCTCGATGTATCTTTGCATGTATAtaggacatagtctggtaTAATACAttggctacttttttaatttgcgtGGACGGTTTCGCGGTCGAAACCTAGTTATATTATAGTTGTTAAAATATCGCCaatgttttaaacttaaattattaatttacgaagttaatttaaatcaacttATATGTAGTATTTTGCTTCATTATCTAATAtccatttatcttttaaagtatttcaataatatgttactttttatgtgAATGATAAATGTGTATTACGATTTAACACATCCTAATATTTATGTAGTAGGTAAAGTTGTCGGccattttgttcttttatatattacaagtttttaattttttataaaaagtgtatttttaaaacaaaatcctGTATATAccgataattaaattatttctttgaatttttaatagttataatataacGTTTAGTTTTTAGGTGGTTGTTTTGAAtaacgtttgtttttttttctattaacgTCTTATAAAAACcctttctttttgtatttttgatatttatgtcatgataaataatgatttttatcgatataattaggttttcaaataattttttagtaGTTCCtcaacaaaatgtattaagcTTAATtaaggtttgttttttttctacgcGACCGAAGACGCAAaaaacagctagtattatataacataGAGCTGTAtcaaattcatataaaatgttaatccaCATACGGAATGAGCAAGACCGGTCTAACGATGACAGCTCTATGAATTATGGCTAACTAATCAATGACGGCATTTCCTTTTGAATTAACTCTAAAAATTTCTTAGTAacgtaaaatattactaaaagaaacaaaaaccatattaattctattaaatatattttattgatttgtaaaatattgagCTGAATagcttttaagttaattttaaggttatgttttgttaacaatttattaatttgttttagatatttttcttatatttaacatacaattgatttataaattcgaataaaattcattttttaatatttatttctttcttttaactaattaagtaatatttcGTAAATACTGttcaaaatagaaatttaacatttaggCAACAAGGGTATATTTGGTTGGGTTaattggttttataattttctaacaaatGGCGTTaggaatacaataaaattctaatttttttagatattttaatataatagatttttacGCTAGAGAATACGTCTAgaaataaatcgaaattaatGCGTTTTAACACATAAATctgtttctttgtaaaattactaCAAATATGTATACGTTGTGGTATAGTGTGAGACTGTCTTCGCTCGCCATGACAACAGATCATTTGAAAGTGTAACAAGAAACTTGATTAGATATTAAAGTTGATTAGACAAACGACAaaacaaaaagtgttaaaacatatttatgtttattttgtcgactctaaatcatattgttaattaacacTTTCACTAACAAGACtcgctataaaataaaagagttGACTTAGTTACAATACtcaattagtttttgaacttttttatttatttgcataaGATAAAACTGTTATAGAGATTGCTAATTGCAAGTCGAGACGGTTCAGTGATAAGTAGTCCTATTATGAATATGAAACGGATTAGAATCCTGAGAATTATccttacaaattaattaatcaagaattctcaatattttatacatacatattaaaatatttttactaaagttTACATAAGTTATGTTTCTTATGAAGACATATAGAGatgctttattattttcaccaccttgtaaaaatgttattagcCGCGCGAAGGTTTGCCGATGACCCCCCCATTAGTAGGACTAACACCCGCGCTCGTCTACTCAATGTCTTCGATTAACCCGTGACGTCATGACGCCATGAGCAAAGCTTCTTAGCACGGGTTAAACATATTCCTCAAATCATTGAAACTACTGGAgagcaaattaatattttaaaatattaaaattgttgttttttacgTGTTCGTAATAATAtatcatttctttttaacatcTAAACTAAGTCTGCCGTGACACGTTTAGTTGCATTACGGC
Proteins encoded in this region:
- the LOC106719485 gene encoding zinc finger protein 878-like encodes the protein NMNRCRTCLGSDKEMRHVHTKISISGESVLLSDILLNFYSYKVTEGALPENICINCVHQLILTYSFKILIESSAKTLAESNVLNPTNEHFESSLEPDHYDVPKHHKKKKLMKIRKSTVNSECQSNNLYCVECKMMFYSAKVLHEHCLKNHPVKNVIGRECEYCNEKFEDFRSLVLHRKLHLKPYLCENCWEGFYNVEDLQTHFCQPNINNKDKNKSDKDLRQCDQCGKSYPPSYIRIHMLTHSNDRPYSCKYCPKRFKVPGGLHSHILWNHKRVRNHKCEVCNATFISSSSRSSHIRKSHLKEKKYGCESCGKRFFSKSELQRHSLTHTGVKNFHCHLCVKSYQTRYGLNVHLKSHTSCK
- the LOC106719385 gene encoding gem-associated protein 8; translation: MSQQLPDKQNKCESGVGQKKPRRKRKKKTSGNQKTGRKDIRKKNSKLSISMSLWAENFAVASTWQLKHQLAYWKAKAIGLEYENKVLHDIIRKNHYVDDNCVNSEIETNECSENEESGENEREVETYEECNDEMDFEVSEEFIQFLAANAKYKEDARRERELLKAKHEQEELNVTQEKLETSEEKEQKLKELYGNRWQRISAIEVAMQSQFINEIDKDQPMYWPNIPFNFEFNVV